In a genomic window of Arachnia rubra:
- the radA gene encoding DNA repair protein RadA — protein sequence MAKQDSFQCTECGWTTARWVGRCGECQAWGSVVERGAPKLAKVTAATPSRSAQRISQVPTDDARRKRTGIEELDRVLGDGLVPGAVVLLAGEPGVGKSTLLIDVAAKWAGTGETTLYISGEESASQVKLRAARTGAVHDDLFLASENDLATVLGHVEEISPSLLIVDSVQTISASGADGTPGGPAQVREVTGALARVAKNRNLAVLIVGHVTKDGSIAGPRTMEHLVDVVLSFEGDRHSGFRMVRATKNRFGPADEVGCFEMSESGIVEVPDPSGLFTTVHSTPVPGTCVTVTLQGRRPLLAEVQALVAPAPGNSPKRATHGLDASRIAMVLAVLERKARLPLSQSDVYASTVGGAKVTDPSVDLAVAVAVASAALDRQHPQRLLALGEVGLAGDLRRVPGTERRLAEAARLGFDLALVPRGSRDVTVRVPKLAGLKVVEVDTLADALGILDLRRPATG from the coding sequence ATGGCCAAACAGGATTCCTTCCAGTGCACCGAGTGCGGCTGGACCACAGCCCGCTGGGTGGGCCGCTGTGGCGAATGCCAGGCGTGGGGCAGTGTCGTGGAGCGGGGTGCCCCGAAGCTGGCGAAGGTGACAGCCGCCACCCCGTCGCGGTCAGCCCAGCGCATCTCGCAGGTCCCCACCGATGATGCCCGCCGCAAACGCACCGGCATCGAGGAGCTGGACCGGGTGCTGGGCGACGGCCTGGTACCCGGGGCGGTCGTGCTGCTGGCCGGTGAGCCGGGGGTGGGCAAGTCGACGCTCCTGATCGACGTCGCGGCAAAGTGGGCGGGCACGGGCGAGACCACCCTGTACATCTCCGGGGAGGAGTCGGCGTCACAGGTGAAACTGCGTGCCGCACGCACCGGTGCCGTCCACGATGACCTGTTCCTGGCCAGCGAGAACGACCTCGCGACCGTACTGGGGCACGTGGAGGAGATCTCACCGTCGCTGCTGATCGTCGACTCGGTCCAGACGATCTCCGCGTCCGGAGCCGACGGCACCCCCGGCGGGCCGGCGCAGGTCCGGGAGGTGACCGGCGCGCTGGCCCGGGTCGCGAAAAACCGGAACCTGGCGGTGCTGATCGTCGGGCACGTGACGAAGGACGGCTCCATCGCCGGGCCGCGGACCATGGAGCATCTGGTCGACGTCGTGCTCAGCTTCGAGGGAGACCGCCACTCCGGCTTCCGCATGGTGCGGGCCACGAAAAACCGCTTCGGCCCGGCCGACGAGGTGGGCTGCTTCGAGATGAGCGAAAGCGGCATCGTCGAGGTGCCGGATCCCTCCGGCCTGTTCACCACCGTCCATTCCACCCCCGTGCCCGGCACGTGCGTCACCGTGACCCTCCAGGGCCGCCGCCCGCTGCTGGCGGAGGTGCAGGCGCTCGTCGCCCCGGCCCCTGGGAACTCACCGAAACGCGCCACCCACGGCCTCGACGCGTCCCGCATCGCCATGGTCCTGGCGGTGCTGGAACGCAAGGCCCGGCTGCCGCTCAGCCAGTCAGATGTCTATGCGTCCACCGTCGGCGGAGCCAAGGTGACGGATCCGTCGGTCGACCTGGCGGTGGCGGTCGCAGTGGCCTCGGCTGCACTGGACCGGCAGCATCCGCAGCGCCTCCTGGCGCTCGGCGAGGTGGGCCTGGCCGGGGACCTGCGGCGCGTCCCGGGCACTGAGCGCCGCCTGGCGGAGGCAGCCCGGCTCGGCTTCGATCTGGCGCTGGTGCCCCGCGGGTCGCGGGATGTCACGGTGAGGGTGCCTAAGCTGGCCGGCCTGAAGGTCGTAGAGGTCGACACCCTGGCCGACGCGCTGGGCATCCTCGACCTGCGGCGCCCGGCCACTGGGTGA
- a CDS encoding VOC family protein — MHVDHIIFASGPQGINADAAHLAERLGTSFREGGFHPRFGTRNHIIPLADARYLEVVEVLDHPAAEKAPFGQAVRARSEMGGGWLGWAVSVDDITPFETRLERPAAPGSRQFPDGRHLEWCQLGMKGLMADPQLPFFLQWISEALLRPTALVSDLRLAQIQISGSAERLSEWLGVPVADRLDGVQLQLIAPNGHPGITQVTFESPEKGTVVI, encoded by the coding sequence ATGCATGTCGACCACATCATCTTCGCCAGTGGACCGCAGGGCATCAACGCCGATGCCGCCCACCTGGCAGAAAGACTGGGGACCAGCTTCAGGGAGGGTGGTTTCCACCCGCGTTTCGGGACCCGGAACCACATCATTCCGCTCGCGGATGCCCGCTATCTCGAGGTCGTCGAGGTCCTCGACCATCCCGCCGCCGAGAAGGCCCCCTTCGGGCAGGCGGTGCGTGCCCGCTCCGAGATGGGCGGTGGCTGGCTGGGCTGGGCTGTCAGCGTCGATGACATCACGCCCTTCGAGACGCGGCTGGAACGCCCCGCCGCTCCCGGTTCCCGGCAGTTTCCCGACGGCCGGCACCTGGAGTGGTGCCAGCTGGGGATGAAGGGCCTGATGGCGGACCCACAACTCCCGTTCTTCCTGCAGTGGATCTCGGAGGCGCTGCTGCGCCCCACCGCCCTGGTCTCCGACTTGCGCCTGGCGCAGATCCAGATCTCCGGCTCCGCGGAGCGCCTGTCCGAGTGGCTGGGGGTCCCTGTCGCGGACCGGCTCGACGGGGTGCAGCTGCAGCTGATCGCCCCCAACGGCCATCCGGGCATCACCCAGGTGACGTTCGAGTCGCCGGAAAAGGGCACCGTCGTCATCTGA
- a CDS encoding sugar phosphate isomerase/epimerase family protein produces the protein MPDPAILLSTTSVYPDTTASAFDYAAELGFDGVELMVGVDQVSLDIEAIMALSDRYGVPVRSLHAPTLLITQRAWGSDPWEKLRRSAEAAKRLGADVVVVHPPFRWQRSYGNGFVRGIRDLNRTSGVTFAVENMYPWRTPAGSLAAYSPGWDPTGLDYDHLTLDLSHASTAQLRSLDLVELWGDRLTHVHLTDGKGSFKDDHLLPGEGDQEAWAVVRELARRGYEGHIVLEASTTRARTGGERAALLGEVLDGIRENLIAGSQALGRS, from the coding sequence GTGCCTGATCCTGCGATCCTGCTCTCCACCACCTCGGTCTACCCCGACACCACGGCCAGCGCCTTCGACTACGCAGCTGAACTGGGGTTCGACGGGGTGGAGCTGATGGTCGGCGTCGACCAGGTCAGCCTCGACATCGAGGCGATCATGGCGCTCAGCGACCGCTACGGGGTCCCGGTGCGGTCCCTCCACGCCCCGACGCTGCTGATCACGCAGCGAGCCTGGGGCAGCGACCCATGGGAGAAGCTGAGGCGCTCCGCCGAGGCAGCGAAACGCCTGGGCGCCGACGTCGTCGTGGTGCATCCGCCCTTCCGGTGGCAGCGCAGCTATGGCAACGGGTTCGTCAGGGGCATCCGCGACCTGAACCGCACCTCGGGGGTGACGTTCGCCGTCGAGAACATGTACCCGTGGCGCACCCCGGCGGGGTCGCTGGCGGCCTACTCGCCCGGCTGGGATCCAACCGGCCTCGACTACGACCACCTCACCCTCGACCTCAGCCACGCCTCCACAGCCCAGCTAAGGTCCCTCGACCTGGTGGAGCTGTGGGGCGATCGCCTGACCCACGTCCACCTGACCGACGGGAAGGGCTCGTTCAAGGACGACCACCTGCTTCCCGGTGAGGGCGACCAGGAGGCCTGGGCGGTGGTGCGGGAGCTGGCGCGTCGCGGCTACGAGGGACACATCGTGCTGGAGGCCTCCACCACGAGGGCGAGGACCGGCGGAGAGCGGGCCGCGCTGCTGGGGGAGGTGCTCGACGGCATCAGGGAGAACCTGATTGCCGGCAGCCAGGCGCTGGGGAGGAGCTGA
- a CDS encoding proline dehydrogenase family protein, which yields MRRSGDWVRWLVHGSWVARRAADDQSVWELANNYVAGKEVGDAVAVASRLRRQGLEVGFSHLSSHNLEEDTLAVFDELLEQLDAAAPGTEIAVKPSSLRLRESAVQAREALRELCGVAQRRGAHVTLEMQWPADYDDVMELYRAVRKDYPQLGITLPANLLRVETECRRLGAEAARVRLCVGSYPAGQAIGHVTEQDKALALVRCLRILMESPAYPMLATHDPRIIEIAQELALRNGRGPESYEFQMFYGVRPLEQRRLADIGLRCRTYVPFGPGWYGYLALRMAARPRILLSYARALLDKR from the coding sequence ATGCGGCGTTCAGGAGACTGGGTGCGCTGGCTCGTCCACGGGTCCTGGGTGGCGCGCCGCGCTGCCGACGACCAGTCGGTCTGGGAGCTGGCGAACAACTACGTGGCCGGCAAGGAGGTGGGCGACGCCGTCGCCGTTGCCTCCAGGCTGCGCCGGCAGGGCCTGGAGGTGGGGTTCTCGCACCTGTCGAGTCACAACCTGGAGGAGGACACGCTTGCCGTCTTCGACGAGCTCCTGGAGCAGCTTGACGCCGCGGCACCGGGCACTGAGATCGCGGTCAAACCGTCGTCGCTGAGGCTTCGGGAATCGGCCGTGCAGGCGAGGGAGGCGCTGCGGGAGCTGTGCGGCGTGGCGCAGCGGCGTGGCGCGCACGTGACCCTGGAGATGCAGTGGCCCGCCGACTACGACGACGTGATGGAGCTCTACCGGGCAGTCCGGAAGGACTATCCACAGCTTGGGATCACGCTGCCGGCGAATCTGCTGCGGGTGGAGACCGAGTGCAGACGGCTTGGCGCAGAGGCGGCGCGGGTGCGGTTGTGCGTCGGCTCCTACCCGGCGGGGCAGGCGATAGGGCACGTGACCGAACAGGACAAGGCCCTGGCGCTGGTGCGGTGCCTGCGGATCCTGATGGAGTCCCCGGCCTATCCGATGCTCGCCACCCACGACCCCCGGATCATCGAGATCGCGCAGGAGCTGGCGCTGCGCAATGGCCGTGGGCCGGAGTCGTATGAGTTCCAGATGTTCTATGGGGTGCGCCCACTGGAGCAGCGGCGGCTCGCGGACATCGGGCTGCGGTGCCGCACCTACGTTCCCTTCGGCCCGGGCTGGTACGGCTACCTCGCGTTGCGTATGGCCGCCCGGCCGCGCATCCTGCTGAGCTACGCGCGAGCGCTCTTGGACAAGCGCTGA
- a CDS encoding CPBP family intramembrane glutamic endopeptidase, with amino-acid sequence MSDAGIQLPAGETARRLRIEMLVVLGLSLGRSAVYSVLSLADKLTKEVPLAQQTTSINTSATPERPWLDLAYQLANLVFPLMPVALVFYLMWVWQRPHGGPFRRMGFDLRRPGFDLGVGSLVFAGIGAGGILLYLAARELGFNTTVAAANLAEAWWTIPVLVLRAVMNGVLEEVVMVGYLFTRWRQAGGRTATVLVGSALIRGAYHLYQGFGGFAGNLIMGLLFGWLYLRTKRVMPLVVVHSLLDIAAFVGYALLKPHLSWL; translated from the coding sequence GTGAGCGATGCCGGGATTCAGCTGCCTGCGGGGGAGACCGCGCGACGACTTCGTATCGAGATGCTCGTGGTACTGGGGCTTTCGCTGGGCCGGTCGGCGGTCTATTCGGTGTTGTCGCTGGCCGACAAACTCACCAAGGAGGTGCCGCTGGCGCAGCAGACGACGTCTATCAACACCTCAGCCACCCCGGAACGTCCCTGGCTGGACCTGGCGTACCAGCTGGCGAACCTGGTCTTCCCGCTGATGCCGGTGGCGCTGGTGTTCTACCTGATGTGGGTCTGGCAGCGACCCCATGGCGGTCCGTTCCGCCGCATGGGGTTCGACCTGCGGCGTCCCGGCTTTGACCTGGGCGTCGGCTCCCTGGTGTTCGCCGGCATCGGGGCCGGCGGCATCCTGCTGTATCTGGCGGCCCGCGAGCTGGGATTCAACACCACCGTGGCCGCCGCGAACCTGGCTGAGGCCTGGTGGACCATCCCGGTCCTAGTCCTGCGGGCCGTCATGAACGGCGTGCTGGAGGAGGTCGTGATGGTGGGCTATCTGTTCACCCGCTGGCGTCAGGCCGGCGGCAGGACCGCCACGGTGCTCGTCGGCAGCGCCCTGATCCGGGGCGCCTACCACCTCTATCAGGGCTTCGGCGGGTTCGCCGGCAACCTCATCATGGGGCTGCTGTTCGGGTGGCTCTATCTGCGGACCAAACGGGTGATGCCTCTGGTGGTGGTGCACAGCCTCCTGGACATCGCCGCCTTCGTCGGATACGCCCTTCTCAAACCGCATCTGTCCTGGCTGTAG
- a CDS encoding aspartate-semialdehyde dehydrogenase, producing the protein MGFMRVGVFGATGQVGGVMRRLLAERNYPVDEIRYFASERSAGKRLPWGENEVVVEDIAKADFHGLDVALFSAGGGTSKTWASKVAEAGATVVDNSSAWRMDQRVPLIVSEVNPEDAGRAEIGIIANPNCTTMAAMPVLKPLHDTAGLEALQITTFQAVSGSGIAGVRALAEQIGQIDDPQELAHDGSVFQPADLGPYVKPIAYNALPLAGSIVDDGEGETDEEKKLRNESRKILHIPGLLVAGTCVRVPVFSGHSLSIHARFSRPITPGEARAALDGAPGVELSDIPTPLEAAGKDPSYVGRIRQDQSVEGGTGLVLFVSNDNLRKGAALNAIQIAELLVQ; encoded by the coding sequence ATTGGCTTCATGCGAGTTGGAGTTTTTGGAGCCACCGGGCAGGTCGGCGGCGTGATGCGCAGGCTGCTTGCTGAGCGTAACTATCCCGTCGACGAGATCCGCTACTTCGCCTCTGAACGTTCCGCGGGCAAGAGGCTGCCGTGGGGTGAGAACGAGGTGGTCGTCGAGGACATCGCTAAGGCCGACTTCCACGGCCTCGACGTGGCCCTGTTCTCCGCGGGCGGCGGCACCTCCAAGACCTGGGCTTCCAAGGTCGCCGAGGCCGGCGCCACCGTCGTCGACAACTCGTCGGCCTGGCGCATGGATCAGCGCGTCCCGCTCATCGTCTCCGAGGTCAACCCGGAGGACGCCGGCAGGGCGGAGATCGGCATCATCGCCAACCCCAACTGCACGACCATGGCCGCCATGCCCGTGCTCAAGCCCCTGCACGACACGGCGGGGCTGGAGGCCTTGCAGATCACCACCTTCCAGGCCGTCTCGGGCTCCGGCATCGCGGGGGTGCGCGCCCTCGCGGAGCAGATCGGGCAGATCGACGACCCGCAGGAGCTCGCCCACGACGGATCCGTCTTCCAGCCCGCGGACCTGGGCCCCTACGTCAAACCCATCGCCTACAACGCCCTGCCGCTGGCGGGCTCCATCGTCGACGACGGCGAGGGTGAGACCGACGAGGAGAAGAAGCTGCGCAACGAGTCGCGGAAGATCCTCCACATCCCGGGGTTGCTGGTGGCCGGCACCTGCGTCCGGGTCCCCGTCTTCTCCGGGCACTCCCTGAGCATCCACGCCCGGTTCTCCAGGCCGATCACCCCCGGCGAGGCACGCGCCGCACTGGACGGCGCCCCTGGGGTCGAGCTGTCCGACATCCCCACCCCCCTGGAGGCGGCCGGCAAGGATCCCAGCTATGTGGGTCGCATCCGGCAGGACCAGAGCGTCGAGGGCGGGACCGGGCTGGTGCTGTTCGTCAGCAACGACAACCTCCGCAAGGGTGCCGCGCTGAACGCTATCCAGATCGCGGAGCTGCTGGTCCAATGA
- the proC gene encoding pyrroline-5-carboxylate reductase yields MIAVIGAGAIGEALMAGWIAAGTLPEEIVAVDRDAERAAALLDRHQVRSVSLAEAAAADVVVVAVKPHCVAEALADLAPHLSPETLIVSVAAGVTLARLAESLPAGQPVVRVMPNTPALVGRGVAGVASGPAVSPGQTAQVVGMMEAVGICVELPESQFDALTAISGSGPAYLFLVAEAMIEAGVHQGLGRDVATKLVNGTFAGAAAMLGEVDVSATELRERVTSPAGTTAAALRVLDERGVRAAFLAAVEACAQRSSEL; encoded by the coding sequence ATGATCGCCGTCATCGGGGCCGGGGCCATAGGCGAGGCGCTTATGGCCGGATGGATCGCTGCGGGAACCCTGCCGGAGGAGATCGTCGCCGTCGACCGCGACGCCGAGCGCGCCGCGGCGCTTCTCGACCGGCACCAGGTGCGCTCCGTCAGCCTCGCGGAGGCCGCTGCTGCCGACGTCGTGGTGGTGGCTGTCAAGCCTCACTGCGTGGCGGAGGCACTGGCTGATCTCGCGCCCCACCTGTCCCCGGAGACGCTCATCGTCTCCGTCGCCGCCGGTGTGACGCTGGCCCGGCTTGCCGAGTCGCTGCCCGCGGGGCAGCCGGTGGTCCGGGTCATGCCGAACACTCCGGCCCTGGTGGGCAGGGGAGTGGCGGGGGTCGCATCCGGCCCGGCCGTTTCCCCGGGCCAGACCGCCCAGGTGGTCGGCATGATGGAGGCCGTCGGGATCTGCGTTGAGCTGCCCGAAAGCCAATTCGACGCCTTGACGGCCATCTCCGGTTCCGGCCCGGCCTACCTGTTCCTGGTGGCGGAGGCGATGATCGAGGCCGGGGTGCATCAGGGCCTTGGCCGGGACGTCGCCACGAAGCTGGTGAACGGCACTTTCGCTGGCGCAGCCGCCATGCTGGGCGAGGTGGACGTTTCAGCCACCGAGCTGCGCGAGCGCGTCACCTCGCCGGCCGGGACGACGGCCGCCGCCCTGCGGGTCCTTGACGAGCGTGGTGTGCGAGCGGCCTTCCTAGCTGCCGTCGAAGCCTGCGCCCAGCGCAGCTCCGAGCTCTAG
- a CDS encoding DUF1707 SHOCT-like domain-containing protein, whose translation MYLDISHLPEPGLRVTGVQRERAATILREAAADGRIPFEELEVRMPGTLEAVVRADLYRVLVDLVPDAELPRLVAAPIPDSREPGMRWEDPLLIHTDWKGYRRCAPWDVPPFIELIGGSLGKFYLNFVGTNPLAPVIDLVISGTAGVTLVVPKEWGADLQQLSIQRGVIGAEITSKVPTRLPAGQARLVVRGTTTGKVQVRNPTAWDNRIQHSHERREARKSRQ comes from the coding sequence GTGTATTTGGACATCTCACACCTGCCCGAGCCTGGACTGCGTGTCACGGGAGTTCAACGCGAACGCGCCGCGACGATTCTCCGGGAGGCGGCCGCGGACGGGCGGATCCCGTTCGAGGAACTGGAGGTGCGGATGCCTGGCACGCTGGAGGCCGTCGTGCGCGCCGACCTCTACCGCGTGCTGGTCGACCTGGTGCCGGATGCTGAACTACCCCGGCTGGTAGCTGCCCCGATCCCCGACTCCAGAGAGCCCGGCATGCGCTGGGAGGACCCGCTGCTGATCCACACCGACTGGAAGGGCTACCGGAGGTGCGCTCCCTGGGACGTGCCGCCGTTCATCGAGCTGATCGGCGGCAGTCTGGGGAAGTTCTACCTGAACTTCGTGGGAACCAATCCGCTAGCGCCCGTGATCGATCTGGTGATTTCAGGTACCGCTGGCGTCACCCTGGTGGTACCCAAGGAGTGGGGGGCTGATCTCCAGCAGCTCAGCATCCAGCGCGGTGTGATAGGGGCGGAGATCACCTCGAAGGTCCCGACCCGCCTCCCCGCAGGCCAGGCCAGGCTGGTGGTCCGGGGCACCACGACAGGCAAGGTCCAGGTCAGGAACCCAACTGCCTGGGATAACCGGATTCAACACAGCCACGAGCGCAGAGAGGCCAGGAAATCCCGCCAGTAG
- a CDS encoding 30S ribosomal protein bS22 → MGSVIKKRRKRMAKKKHRKLLKRTRIQRRRAGK, encoded by the coding sequence GTGGGCTCTGTCATCAAGAAGCGCCGCAAGCGCATGGCCAAGAAAAAGCATCGCAAGCTGCTGAAGCGCACCCGCATTCAGCGCCGCCGCGCCGGAAAGTGA
- a CDS encoding bifunctional uroporphyrinogen-III C-methyltransferase/uroporphyrinogen-III synthase, with product MIHTEVAEPTGTPMGAVTFVGFGPGDPGLITYAGSREVVQADLLVVDSPVMVEELASVGIEPLGEVVEAEADEVAQMVTAVAGGRSVVRLVEGDFFTEPRRADVLRRLLDEKRIRTHLIPGITTWDAALTYGAVVPTQVMAFCDASVEVPGDDSWPTSGTVIIRATDATIAEVVAKACEVYGRDTEVLELTRLGSTSQQTRLSTWAAIGAEPCGGSRFLLIGPGVGDSARSRVDWFGSKPLFDWSVLVPRTKDEVTELTDHLTRFGASTEVVATMSIEPPRTEQAMEKAVRGIVDGRFLWVLFTSQHAVRAIVERLAEYGLDSRALSGIHLAAVGRGTVDALARVGLTPDLVPSGGDTAHHLALEFPAYDELIDPMARVLVPTADVSVADLVQGLTNLGWEVDEVIAYRTVRAAPPPTEIRERIKTGMFDAVVFTSSSAVRNMIGIAGKPHAASIIAAIGQATAATCVMHGLRVDVVADSPNFESVAEGLARFADARRADRLRQGLPDTKPSQRRRRRRKDAIRRS from the coding sequence GTGATCCACACCGAGGTAGCGGAGCCGACGGGGACGCCCATGGGTGCTGTCACGTTCGTCGGTTTTGGCCCCGGAGATCCCGGGCTCATCACCTACGCAGGCAGCCGTGAGGTGGTCCAGGCCGATCTTCTGGTCGTGGACTCCCCTGTGATGGTCGAGGAACTTGCCTCGGTGGGTATTGAGCCGCTCGGGGAAGTGGTGGAGGCCGAGGCCGACGAGGTGGCCCAGATGGTCACTGCCGTCGCTGGCGGCCGTTCCGTGGTGCGGCTGGTCGAGGGTGATTTCTTCACGGAGCCGCGTCGTGCTGACGTGCTGCGGCGGCTGCTGGACGAGAAACGGATCCGCACCCACCTGATTCCCGGAATCACCACCTGGGACGCGGCCTTGACCTACGGCGCTGTCGTCCCCACCCAGGTGATGGCTTTTTGTGACGCCTCCGTGGAGGTGCCTGGCGATGACAGCTGGCCCACGAGCGGGACGGTAATCATCCGGGCGACGGACGCCACGATCGCCGAGGTGGTTGCCAAGGCGTGCGAGGTCTATGGTCGGGACACGGAGGTGCTGGAGCTCACGAGGCTCGGCAGCACCTCCCAGCAGACCCGCCTGTCAACGTGGGCGGCGATCGGAGCCGAGCCATGCGGCGGGTCGCGGTTCCTGCTGATCGGGCCCGGTGTCGGCGACAGCGCGCGGTCCCGCGTCGACTGGTTCGGGTCCAAGCCGTTGTTCGACTGGAGTGTCCTGGTCCCACGCACCAAGGACGAGGTGACGGAGCTGACCGATCACCTGACGCGGTTCGGAGCCTCCACCGAGGTGGTGGCCACCATGTCCATCGAGCCGCCCCGCACGGAGCAGGCCATGGAAAAAGCGGTCCGCGGCATTGTCGACGGGCGTTTCCTGTGGGTGCTGTTCACCTCTCAGCATGCCGTACGGGCCATCGTCGAGCGCTTGGCGGAGTACGGCCTGGACTCAAGGGCGCTGTCCGGCATCCACCTGGCCGCGGTGGGACGCGGCACGGTGGACGCTCTGGCACGCGTGGGCCTCACCCCCGACCTGGTGCCGTCCGGGGGAGACACCGCGCATCACCTGGCGCTGGAGTTCCCGGCCTATGACGAGCTCATCGACCCGATGGCTCGGGTCCTGGTGCCCACCGCCGACGTGTCGGTGGCGGACCTGGTGCAGGGCCTGACGAACCTCGGCTGGGAGGTCGACGAGGTCATCGCCTACCGCACCGTCCGGGCCGCTCCGCCGCCCACTGAGATCCGCGAACGCATCAAGACAGGCATGTTCGACGCCGTGGTGTTCACGTCGTCATCGGCCGTGCGGAACATGATCGGCATCGCGGGCAAGCCGCACGCGGCCTCGATCATCGCGGCCATCGGCCAGGCGACTGCAGCGACCTGCGTCATGCACGGCCTTAGGGTGGATGTCGTGGCTGACTCGCCCAACTTCGAGTCGGTGGCAGAGGGCCTGGCCCGGTTCGCGGACGCCCGCCGCGCGGACCGCCTGCGACAGGGACTGCCCGACACGAAACCCTCCCAGCGCCGCCGTCGCCGGCGCAAGGACGCCATCAGGAGGTCGTGA
- a CDS encoding histidine phosphatase family protein — protein sequence MQQPTVVHVMRHGQVHNPDGVLYGRLPGFGLSGLGHQMAARLAGHWDGVPLTHLRCSPLQRAQETLAPTAALFPQLEVVTDERLTEAGNLFEGKVFGPDNRALRDVRMLPHVLNPLRPSWGEPYRDIAVRMRAALQDAAVAAGPGGQALVVSHQLPIEIARRDAEHRFFAHDPRRRRCTLASVTSFTFRDGFITAVDYAEPAQDLLPTKRGRRFRVGT from the coding sequence ATGCAGCAGCCGACCGTGGTCCACGTGATGCGTCACGGGCAGGTCCACAACCCCGACGGGGTGTTGTACGGCAGGCTGCCCGGTTTCGGCCTGTCCGGGCTGGGGCATCAGATGGCGGCCCGGCTCGCCGGGCACTGGGACGGGGTGCCGCTGACGCATCTTCGCTGCTCGCCGCTGCAGAGGGCACAGGAGACCCTCGCGCCGACCGCCGCGTTGTTCCCGCAGCTTGAGGTGGTGACCGACGAGCGTCTCACCGAGGCGGGCAACCTCTTCGAGGGGAAGGTCTTCGGCCCTGACAACAGGGCGCTGCGTGACGTGCGCATGCTCCCGCATGTCCTGAACCCGCTGCGCCCCAGCTGGGGTGAGCCCTACCGTGACATCGCGGTGCGGATGCGCGCCGCCCTGCAGGATGCCGCCGTCGCGGCGGGCCCGGGTGGGCAGGCCCTGGTGGTCAGTCACCAGCTGCCCATTGAGATCGCCCGCCGGGACGCCGAGCACAGGTTCTTCGCGCATGACCCGCGGCGCCGGCGCTGCACCCTCGCGTCTGTGACGTCGTTCACCTTCCGTGACGGTTTCATCACGGCTGTTGACTACGCCGAGCCCGCGCAGGATCTGCTGCCCACGAAACGGGGGCGGCGGTTTCGGGTCGGGACGTAA